The following nucleotide sequence is from Pseudomonas putida S13.1.2.
GCACCGCATTGGTCACGTCAGTGGCCGACAGGCCGAAGCCGGCCAGCTTCACCGGGTCGATCCAGATACGCATGGCAAACACCTGGTTGCCGAGAATCTCCGCCTCGGCCATGCCGGGCAACGTGGCCAGCTTGGGCTGGATGACCCGTGACAGGTAGTCGGTAATCTGCGGGTTGCTCATTTCCGTGCTGTAGAAGCTGACGTACATCAGCGCCGAGGCATCGGCGGCCTCCTTGCTCAGCACCGGGTCTTCGGAGTCCTGAGGGAGTTTGTTGCGCACTTCGTTGGCCTTGGCCAGCAGCTCGGTGAACAGCCGGTCGCTGTCGGCGCCGATGCGCGCGTAGATGGAGATGATCGAGAAGTTCTGCCGGCTCACCGAGGTCATGTAGTCGATGCCTTCGGCGCTGGCCAGGCTTTGTTGCAGCGGCTGGGTGATGTAGCCCTGGATGGTCTCGGCGTTGGCCCCGGGGTAGGCGGTGGTCACCGTGATCAGGGCGTTTTCCATTTGTGGGTACTGGCGGATCTGCAGCTTGTTCCAGGCCTGGAAGCCCAGCAAAAGGATCAGCAGGCTGACCACGCTGGCCAGTACCGGGCGACGGATGAACGGATCGGTAAACGCCATGCCAGCCTCCTGTCAGTCCTTGCCCGGCGCGCCCTGTTCGGGCGTGAGGGCTTTGTCCTGGCCGATGCGGATCGCGGCGCCTGGGGTGAGCTTCAGTTGCCCGGCGGTGACCACCTGTTCGCCGGCCTGCAGGCCTTTGCTGATCACCACCACGCCGTCGCGGCGCTCACCGGTTTGTACCGTGCGTTGTTCGGCGACCAGCTGGGGTTGGCCCTTGTCGTCGGTTTCGGGCTTGCCGTCCTGGTCCTTCTTCGGCGCGGCGATGTACACCGAATTGCCATACAGAGTGTAAGTAATGGCGCTTTCCGGCACCACCACTTGTGGTTGAGGGTTGGGCAGAAGGATCAGCAGGTTGGCGAACATGCCTGGCAGCAGCGTGCCGTCGGGGTTGGCCAAGGTGGCACGTACCAGCAGGTTGCGGGTGGTTTCTTCGACCTTGGGGTTGATGGCGCTGAGGCTGGCGGGGAACGTCCGGCCCGGGTAGGCGGCCACCTGTAACAGCACCTGCTGGCCCAGGCTCAACTTCGGCAGGGCCTGTTCCGGTACGTTGAAATCTACGTACAGGCTGGATGTGTCCTGCAGGGTGGCGATCATCGTGCCGGCGGCGAGGTACTGGCCGATGTCTACCTGACGGATGCCAATGGTACCGCTGAACGGGGCATTGATACTCTTCTTGATCTTCTGCGCCTTGAGCTGCTCGACCACTGCCTGGTTGCGGCGGTATTGGGAGCTAAGGCGATCAAACTCGCCGCGGGAGATGGCCGAGTCGCCGACCAGTTGGCTGCCACGGCCAAAATCGACCTTGGCCAGGCCCAGGTCGGCCTGGGCGGTGCCGAGCAGGGCAGTTTCCTGCTCGTCGTTGAGTTGCAGCAGCAGTTGCCCGGCCTTGACCTGCTGGCCCGAGTCGAAGTGCAAGGATTTGACGATACCTTCCACCTCCAGGCTCAGCTCCACGCCCTGCAGTGCCTTGAGGCTGCCGACGGCGGGCAGGCGCTCCTGCCACTGGCGCTGTTCGGCCAAGGCTGCCGCTACGGTGATGGGCGGCTTGGGGGCAGTGAACATCTGGATCTGCTGGTAGATCGAGAAAGCCTTGTAGCCCCCCAGGGCCAGCACGATCAGCAGAACCACGGCCAACATGATCAGCATGCGGCGGCGCAGCATAGGTCCGGTTCCTTGGATACGGTTGTTATTCGCTTGGACACGACAACAGGCGATCCTGCCCACGTGTGGATGGGGGAAGTATTGACTGTTTTTCGGGAGGAGGGAGGTGAAATGCCTGTGCCGGCCCTTTCGCGGCTAAAGCCGCTCCCACAGGGACTGTGTAGAACCCTGTGGGAGCGGCTTTAGCCGCGAAAGGGCCAGTGCATGCAGTCGAAAAATCAGACGAGATGCAGGTGGTTGTCCCAGAACCCGGACGGCAGGTTCATCGGCTGCCCGACCAGTTCGGCCTTGCGGCAATCGTAGAATCGGCAACGGCCCTGCCCGGAGGTGACGACAAAGCCGTCTTTCACCGTGCCAACCCCCGCGCAATCAGGCATGGGCGCATCCAGGCGAACCGCGCCGCTGTCCAGGTCCCAGACAAACAGGCGGTTGGCCCGCGGCGCAGTCAGCGCCACCAGCCGCAGTTCGCTGTGGATGGCGACGCTGGCGGTGTACTGGGCCATGGCCTGCAGCTGCCGCTCTGGCACCGGGAAGGCCTTGAACGGCTCGCCCGGGCGCTTGATCGCCAACAGCTCGGCAGTTTCGTCGGCATCGCCCATGAACTGCTGGCAGGCGGCAATGGTGCCATCGCTGCCCACCGCCAGGTGGCGCACGCTGTTCATCTGCTGGGCCAAGGTTTCCTTGCTCAGCAGGGTGCCGTCGCGCTGCATCAACACCAGGCTCGGCTGCATGGCGTTGAGGTTCATCTCCACGCGGCTTTCGGCTTCGGTACGGATACCGCCGTTGGCCACGATCAGCGTTTCACCATCGGGCAGCCAGGCGACCTCGTGCGGGCCGATGCCGTGAGTCGGGATCTCGCCGGTGTGCACCAGGCGCTCGCCCTCGAAACGGTATACGCCAAGCACGCCGCGCCCCGGGTCGGTGGTGTCGTTCTCGGTGGCATACAGCCATTCGCCGCCTTTGTGCACCACGGCGTGGCCGTAGAAGTGCCGGTTCGGCTGCGAGACCACCGTTTGCAGCAGGCGCCCGTCGCGCAAGTCGACCAGGTAGCTTTCGGTACCGGGGCGGCGGGCGACGAACAGGGCGATCGGCTGCTCGGGGTGGTGGATGATGGCATGGCAACGCTGGGCGACCTGGGTGCTGAACACCTGGGTGCCGTCCAGGCGGAAACCGACGGCATAGTGCTTGCCGTCGCCGTCGTCACGCGCCGAGAGCAGCAAGGGTTCGCTGCCTTTGTTGCGGAACAGGCTCCAGCCGCCCAAGGTGAGGGCGCTGAGCAATACGCTACCGAGTTTGAGTGCCTGGCGTCGCAGCATGATCAGTCACCGTCGTTGGCATTGAAGCCCAGCTGGATGTTCAACGCCTTGGCCAGCTCGCCTTCGTGCAGGCGGTGGACGACGTTGAGGCTGTCGTAGATCTGGTTGAGGGTTTGCTGGCCAGCGTCGTCGGCCAGCAGCTCACCGAGGGTTTTCTGGTTGTCGGCCAGCAGTTTGAGCGAGGTAGCGTAGGCGGCGTCGATCTTGTCCGCCAGCGCTTTCTGATCGCTGGGCAACAGGCCACGCAGGCCCTGGTTGTCGACCCCGACCCAGACTGTTTCGGCGGCCTTGAGGCTGGCCTGCAGGCTGTTCATCGAGTTGTGGCTGCGCCAGGCCTCGGCTTGCAGAGGCTGCGCGATGCCCTTGCTCTGGCGGCCCATCGGTGCGCCTAGCTTTTTCTTCAGGGTGTCCAGGGCGGTAACCTGGGCGCGCAGGAGATCGGCGATGGCCTCGTGGGAATCGGCGTAGCGCTGGTTGGGGAACTTGGTCATCTGCGAGAGCATGCCGTCGGTGCTGTTCCAGCCTTTGAGTATCTCTTCGGCCAGGGCCTTCTGGTGTTCACCGATGGCCACCAGCAGCGGGCAGTAGCGGGCTTTCTGCTCGGCCGTGGCGATGTCCGGCTTGCTGTCGAACAGGATGTACTCGTAGGCCGACAGGCCACGAACCACCACGCTGGACTTGCCCAGGGTCGTGGCATCGACCGGCTTGTCGCCATTGACCAGCTGTTCGACCTGGCGGCCGACCAGGTTTTTCTTGTCGGGCCAGAACTGTACCTGCCAGGCGCGGTTGCCTTCGGCCAGCGGGCCGACCAGCAGCGGCTGCAACTCGGCCCAGGCCTTTTGCGCGTTGAGGAAGTCGG
It contains:
- a CDS encoding imelysin family protein, whose product is MFRPKLLFTSLAALALGACSPQDPQAVTSAAIAKQVILPTYSRWVEADRTLAASALAYCEGKEDLDKARADFLNAQKAWAELQPLLVGPLAEGNRAWQVQFWPDKKNLVGRQVEQLVNGDKPVDATTLGKSSVVVRGLSAYEYILFDSKPDIATAEQKARYCPLLVAIGEHQKALAEEILKGWNSTDGMLSQMTKFPNQRYADSHEAIADLLRAQVTALDTLKKKLGAPMGRQSKGIAQPLQAEAWRSHNSMNSLQASLKAAETVWVGVDNQGLRGLLPSDQKALADKIDAAYATSLKLLADNQKTLGELLADDAGQQTLNQIYDSLNVVHRLHEGELAKALNIQLGFNANDGD
- a CDS encoding efflux RND transporter periplasmic adaptor subunit — encoded protein: MLRRRMLIMLAVVLLIVLALGGYKAFSIYQQIQMFTAPKPPITVAAALAEQRQWQERLPAVGSLKALQGVELSLEVEGIVKSLHFDSGQQVKAGQLLLQLNDEQETALLGTAQADLGLAKVDFGRGSQLVGDSAISRGEFDRLSSQYRRNQAVVEQLKAQKIKKSINAPFSGTIGIRQVDIGQYLAAGTMIATLQDTSSLYVDFNVPEQALPKLSLGQQVLLQVAAYPGRTFPASLSAINPKVEETTRNLLVRATLANPDGTLLPGMFANLLILLPNPQPQVVVPESAITYTLYGNSVYIAAPKKDQDGKPETDDKGQPQLVAEQRTVQTGERRDGVVVISKGLQAGEQVVTAGQLKLTPGAAIRIGQDKALTPEQGAPGKD
- a CDS encoding DUF1513 domain-containing protein, whose product is MLRRQALKLGSVLLSALTLGGWSLFRNKGSEPLLLSARDDGDGKHYAVGFRLDGTQVFSTQVAQRCHAIIHHPEQPIALFVARRPGTESYLVDLRDGRLLQTVVSQPNRHFYGHAVVHKGGEWLYATENDTTDPGRGVLGVYRFEGERLVHTGEIPTHGIGPHEVAWLPDGETLIVANGGIRTEAESRVEMNLNAMQPSLVLMQRDGTLLSKETLAQQMNSVRHLAVGSDGTIAACQQFMGDADETAELLAIKRPGEPFKAFPVPERQLQAMAQYTASVAIHSELRLVALTAPRANRLFVWDLDSGAVRLDAPMPDCAGVGTVKDGFVVTSGQGRCRFYDCRKAELVGQPMNLPSGFWDNHLHLV